From Columba livia isolate bColLiv1 breed racing homer chromosome 7, bColLiv1.pat.W.v2, whole genome shotgun sequence, one genomic window encodes:
- the RPL37A gene encoding large ribosomal subunit protein eL43 produces MAKRTKKVGIVGKYGTRYGASLRKMVKKIEISQHAKYTCSFCGKTKMKRKAVGIWHCGSCMKTVAGGAWTYNTTSAVTVKSAIRRLKELKDQ; encoded by the exons ATG GCTAAGCGCACCAAGAAGGTTGGGATTGTGGGTAAATACGGTACCCGTTATGGAGCGTCCCTTAGGAAGATGGTGAAGAAGATAGAAATTAGCCAGCATGCCAAGTATACCTGCTCCTTCTGTGGCAAG accAAAATGAAGAGGAAGGCTGTGGGTATCTGGCACTGTGGATCCTGCATGAAGACAGTTGCTGGTGGTGCCTGGACATACAA TACCACCTCTGCAGTGACAGTCAAATCTGCCATCAGAAGACTGAAGGAACTGAAAGACCAGTAG